From Bombus vancouverensis nearcticus chromosome 15, iyBomVanc1_principal, whole genome shotgun sequence, the proteins below share one genomic window:
- the Vinc gene encoding vinculin isoform X5, producing MPDLGRPVQAVSMAVANLVKVGKETINSSDDALLKQDMPAALQRVEGASRLLEEASAMLKQDPYSGPARKKLIEGSRGILQGTSSLLLCFDESEVRKIIRECKRVLDYLAVTEVIETMEDLVHFLKNLSPCLSKVSKEVSAREKELTHQVHREILVRCLEQVKTLAPILICSMKIFIHIISQGSKGAEEAAENRNYLAGRMSDELNEIIRVLQLTTYDEEEWDADQLTVLKKAQSAIESRIRAAYDWLDDGLALRGGVGEKSLRQIVEQAQRLAERYLPPSQAEPLQKLTSQIVTMTNALCELRQNEKGTTPQAEALARGIKEKTNELRNAIASAIEAADKSGTTQTAHTVAGRLEQANKWLLNPQHDDKGLGQRAIALIIHEGKKVAEGLPGIHKAEILQLCDEVDNLSHQLGDLCAHGQGNTPRAQEIARQLSHKLYELKNRIQQAVVSRVVEDFIDITTPLKQFTDAVLAPEGTLGRDQNFNDKTHALQTFSNRAAKTARMVAAGGSGGNKKLAEALTASASQVESLTPQLINAGRIRMTYPDSKAADEHFENLRQQYAETMQRARALCDEATDSGDFIRTSEEQMQKHSFLCEEAIAKSHPQKMVDNTAAIARLANRVILVAKQESDNSEDPAFIQRVNQATDILQNSVAPMVQDAKLVAININDSNAVSRWRESNRALLSNVGQVRKAIIIQPDLIPPPEVSQLHLNDEKQLPSRQYNYFIDKVGEPLRNQPSPSNLCVVSSNLNTNKPQHRSISPLPKWAREGDNPDLLYQELASDNELEKSVHDGEVVPPRPPLPGGDIPPPRPPPPETDDEDEMFMHAPQPNQPIMMAAHGLHQEVRQWSSKDNEIIAAAKKMAILMGRLSGLVRGEGGNKRDLIACAKAIAEASQEVTRLAKELARECTDKRIRTNLLQVCERIPTIGTQLKILSTVKATMLGAQETLPTWEELMLYGKNVDKLCLMFLSFSLEFLLFNCLNISQFCICITMHAYFSLPQSIL from the exons ATGCCTGATTTGGGAAGGCCTGTGCAAGCAGTTAGTATGGCAGTGGCAAATCTTGTTAAG GTAGGAAAAGAAACAATTAATTCTTCTGATGATGCTTTGCTTAAACAAGATATGCCTGCTGCTTTACAACGAGTTGAAGGAGCTTCACGTCTCTTGGAAGAGGCATCAGCTATGTTAAAACAAGACCCATATTCTGGACCAGCTAG GAAAAAGTTAATAGAAGGTTCACGTGGGATCCTTCAAGGAACTAGTTCCTTACTTCTGTGCTTTGATGAAAGTGAAGTACGTAAAATTATTAGGGAATGCAAAAGAGTATTAGATTATTTGGCAGTAACAGAAGTTATTGAAACAATGGAAGATTTGGTtcattttcttaaaaatttaaGTCCTTGTCTCAGCAAAGTATCGAAAGAAGTGAGTGCTCGTGAAAAAGAACTAACTCATCAAGTACATAGAGAAATTCTGGTACGCTGCTTAGAGCAA GTAAAAACACTTGCACCAATTCTCATCTGctctatgaaaatatttattcacaTTATTTCTCAAGGAAGTAAAGGAGCAGAAGAAGCAGCTGAAAATCGTAACTATTTAGCTGGCAGAATGTCAGatgaattaaatgaaattattaggGTATTGCAACTTACTACATATGATGAAGAAGAATGGGATGCTGATCAGTTAACA gTATTAAAGAAAGCACAAAGTGCTATAGAATCTAGGATAAGAGCTGCTTATGATTGGTTAGATGACGGACTTGCTTTGCGAGGTGGAGTAGGGGAAAAGAGTCTTCGTCAAATAGTTGAACAAGCACAACGATTGGCAGAAAGATATCTCCCGCCTTCACAGGCAGAACCATTGCAAAAATTAACTTCACAAATTGTTACTATGACCAATGCACTTTGTGAATTAAGACAGAATGAAAAAG gaaCTACACCGCAAGCGGAAGCTTTAGCGCGtggtataaaagaaaaaacaaatgaACTTCGCAATGCTATTGCCTCTGCTATAGAAGCTGCTGATAAATCTGGTACCACGCAAACTGCTCACACAGTTGCAGGTCGTCTAGAACAAGCGAATAAATGGCTTCTTAATCCACAACATGATGATAAAGGACTTGGTCAGAGAGCTATAGCTTTAATTATACACGAAGGAAAAAAg GTTGCCGAAGGTCTACCAGGAATACATAAAGCAGAAATTCTACAACTTTGCGATGAAGTTGACAATCTCTCTCATCAACTTGGAGATTTATGCGCTCATGGTCAAGGGAACACACCTCGTGCCCAAGAAATCGCTCGTCAATTGTCGCATAAGCTGTATGAACTGAAAAATAGAATACAACAAGCCGTTGTGTCGAGAGTAgtcgaagatttcatcgatataacgaCGCCTTTAAAACAATTTACAGACGCTGTATTAGCTCCGGAAGGCACTTTAGGTCGTGACCAAAATTTCAATGATAAAACCCATGCTCttcaaacattttccaataGGGCAGCAAAAACAGCCAGAATGGTGGCTGCTGGTG GTAGTGGAGGTAACAAAAAATTGGCGGAAGCGTTAACTGCAAGTGCTTCGCAAGTTGAATCTTTAACACCACAATTAATTAATGCTGGACGAATTCGAATGACTTATCCGGACAGTAAAGCTGCGGatgaacattttgaaaatttgCGACAGCAATATGCAGAAACAATGCAGAGAGCACGTGCATTATGCGATGAAGCAACTGATAGTGGAGATTTCATTAGAACTTCTGAAGAACAAATGCAAAAGCATTCGTTCCTATGTGAGGAAGCTATAGCAAAAAGTCATCCACAAAAAATGGTTGACAATACAGCTGCCATTGCTAGATTGGCTAACAGAGTAATACTTGTGGCAAAACAAGAAAGTGATAATAGCGAGGATCCTGCGTTCATTCAAAGAGTGAATCAAGCTACAGACATTCTCCAAAATA GTGTTGCTCCGATGGTCCAAGATGCAAAGTTAGTTGCGATTAATATTAACGATAGTAATGCAGTTTCTCGTTGGAGAGAAAGTAACCGCGCA CTTTTGTCTAATGTTGGACAAGTCCGTAAAGCTATCATAATTCAACCAGATCTAATACCCCCACCAGAGGTATCGCAATTACATCTTAATGATG AAAAACAATTGCCAAGCCGTCAATATAATTACTTCATAGACAAAG TTGGTGAACCTTTAAGAAATCAACCATCGCCAAGCAATTTATGTGTCGTCAGCTCCAATTTAAACACAAATAAACCTCAACATCGCTCTATCAGCCCATTACCAAAGTGGGCACGTGAAG gAGATAACCCTGATCTCCTATATCAAGAACTGGCTTCTGACAACGAGTTAGAAAAATCAGTTCACGATGGAG AAGTCGTCCCACCGCGTCCACCTCTGCCTGGTGGAGATATTCCGCCTCCACGACCTCCACCACCGGAAACGGATGATGAGGATGAAATGTTTATGCACGCACCGCAGCCTAATCAGCCTATAATG ATGGCTGCTCATGGCTTACACCAAGAAGTACGACAATGGTCAAGCAAAGACAATGAAATTATTGCTGCTGCAAAGAAAATGGCTATTTTGATGGGTCGATTATCAGGTTTAGTTAGAGGAGAAGGTGGTAATAAACGGGATCTGATCGCATGTGCTAAGGCCATTGCAGAAGCTTCTCAGGAAGTAACTCGTTTAGCTAAGGAATTAGCTAGAGAATGTACCGACAAACGTATTCGTact AATCTCCTTCAAGTTTGTGAACGAATACCTACTATAGGTacacaattaaaaatattatctaCAGTGAAAGCTACAATGCTAGGTGCACAAG AGACGCTCCCCACCTGGGAAGAGTTGATGCTTTATGGTAAAAATGTTGATAAATTATGCTTGATGTTTTTATCATTCTCTTTAGAGTTTCTTTTATTTAACTGTTTGAATATTTCACAGTTTTGCATTTGCATTACAATGCATGCATATTTTAGTCTTCCCCAGAGTATACTATGA
- the Vinc gene encoding vinculin isoform X3 yields the protein MPVFHTKTIESILEPVAQQVSRLVILHEEAEDGNAMPDLGRPVQAVSMAVANLVKVGKETINSSDDALLKQDMPAALQRVEGASRLLEEASAMLKQDPYSGPARKKLIEGSRGILQGTSSLLLCFDESEVRKIIRECKRVLDYLAVTEVIETMEDLVHFLKNLSPCLSKVSKEVSAREKELTHQVHREILVRCLEQVKTLAPILICSMKIFIHIISQGSKGAEEAAENRNYLAGRMSDELNEIIRVLQLTTYDEEEWDADQLTVLKKAQSAIESRIRAAYDWLDDGLALRGGVGEKSLRQIVEQAQRLAERYLPPSQAEPLQKLTSQIVTMTNALCELRQNEKGTTPQAEALARGIKEKTNELRNAIASAIEAADKSGTTQTAHTVAGRLEQANKWLLNPQHDDKGLGQRAIALIIHEGKKVAEGLPGIHKAEILQLCDEVDNLSHQLGDLCAHGQGNTPRAQEIARQLSHKLYELKNRIQQAVVSRVVEDFIDITTPLKQFTDAVLAPEGTLGRDQNFNDKTHALQTFSNRAAKTARMVAAGGSGGNKKLAEALTASASQVESLTPQLINAGRIRMTYPDSKAADEHFENLRQQYAETMQRARALCDEATDSGDFIRTSEEQMQKHSFLCEEAIAKSHPQKMVDNTAAIARLANRVILVAKQESDNSEDPAFIQRVNQATDILQNSVAPMVQDAKLVAININDSNAVSRWRESNRALLSNVGQVRKAIIIQPDLIPPPEVSQLHLNDEKQLPSRQYNYFIDKVGEPLRNQPSPSNLCVVSSNLNTNKPQHRSISPLPKWAREGDNPDLLYQELASDNELEKSVHDGEVVPPRPPLPGGDIPPPRPPPPETDDEDEMFMHAPQPNQPIMMAAHGLHQEVRQWSSKDNEIIAAAKKMAILMGRLSGLVRGEGGNKRDLIACAKAIAEASQEVTRLAKELARECTDKRIRTNLLQVCERIPTIGTQLKILSTVKATMLGAQETLPTWEELMLYGKNVDKLCLMFLSFSLEFLLFNCLNISQFCICITMHAYFSLPQSIL from the exons ATGCCGGTATTTCATACAAAAACCATAGAAAGTATCCTCGAGCCTGTTGCACAGCag GTTTCGAGACTTGTCATCTTACATGAAGAAGCTGAAGATGGAAATGCAATGCCTGATTTGGGAAGGCCTGTGCAAGCAGTTAGTATGGCAGTGGCAAATCTTGTTAAG GTAGGAAAAGAAACAATTAATTCTTCTGATGATGCTTTGCTTAAACAAGATATGCCTGCTGCTTTACAACGAGTTGAAGGAGCTTCACGTCTCTTGGAAGAGGCATCAGCTATGTTAAAACAAGACCCATATTCTGGACCAGCTAG GAAAAAGTTAATAGAAGGTTCACGTGGGATCCTTCAAGGAACTAGTTCCTTACTTCTGTGCTTTGATGAAAGTGAAGTACGTAAAATTATTAGGGAATGCAAAAGAGTATTAGATTATTTGGCAGTAACAGAAGTTATTGAAACAATGGAAGATTTGGTtcattttcttaaaaatttaaGTCCTTGTCTCAGCAAAGTATCGAAAGAAGTGAGTGCTCGTGAAAAAGAACTAACTCATCAAGTACATAGAGAAATTCTGGTACGCTGCTTAGAGCAA GTAAAAACACTTGCACCAATTCTCATCTGctctatgaaaatatttattcacaTTATTTCTCAAGGAAGTAAAGGAGCAGAAGAAGCAGCTGAAAATCGTAACTATTTAGCTGGCAGAATGTCAGatgaattaaatgaaattattaggGTATTGCAACTTACTACATATGATGAAGAAGAATGGGATGCTGATCAGTTAACA gTATTAAAGAAAGCACAAAGTGCTATAGAATCTAGGATAAGAGCTGCTTATGATTGGTTAGATGACGGACTTGCTTTGCGAGGTGGAGTAGGGGAAAAGAGTCTTCGTCAAATAGTTGAACAAGCACAACGATTGGCAGAAAGATATCTCCCGCCTTCACAGGCAGAACCATTGCAAAAATTAACTTCACAAATTGTTACTATGACCAATGCACTTTGTGAATTAAGACAGAATGAAAAAG gaaCTACACCGCAAGCGGAAGCTTTAGCGCGtggtataaaagaaaaaacaaatgaACTTCGCAATGCTATTGCCTCTGCTATAGAAGCTGCTGATAAATCTGGTACCACGCAAACTGCTCACACAGTTGCAGGTCGTCTAGAACAAGCGAATAAATGGCTTCTTAATCCACAACATGATGATAAAGGACTTGGTCAGAGAGCTATAGCTTTAATTATACACGAAGGAAAAAAg GTTGCCGAAGGTCTACCAGGAATACATAAAGCAGAAATTCTACAACTTTGCGATGAAGTTGACAATCTCTCTCATCAACTTGGAGATTTATGCGCTCATGGTCAAGGGAACACACCTCGTGCCCAAGAAATCGCTCGTCAATTGTCGCATAAGCTGTATGAACTGAAAAATAGAATACAACAAGCCGTTGTGTCGAGAGTAgtcgaagatttcatcgatataacgaCGCCTTTAAAACAATTTACAGACGCTGTATTAGCTCCGGAAGGCACTTTAGGTCGTGACCAAAATTTCAATGATAAAACCCATGCTCttcaaacattttccaataGGGCAGCAAAAACAGCCAGAATGGTGGCTGCTGGTG GTAGTGGAGGTAACAAAAAATTGGCGGAAGCGTTAACTGCAAGTGCTTCGCAAGTTGAATCTTTAACACCACAATTAATTAATGCTGGACGAATTCGAATGACTTATCCGGACAGTAAAGCTGCGGatgaacattttgaaaatttgCGACAGCAATATGCAGAAACAATGCAGAGAGCACGTGCATTATGCGATGAAGCAACTGATAGTGGAGATTTCATTAGAACTTCTGAAGAACAAATGCAAAAGCATTCGTTCCTATGTGAGGAAGCTATAGCAAAAAGTCATCCACAAAAAATGGTTGACAATACAGCTGCCATTGCTAGATTGGCTAACAGAGTAATACTTGTGGCAAAACAAGAAAGTGATAATAGCGAGGATCCTGCGTTCATTCAAAGAGTGAATCAAGCTACAGACATTCTCCAAAATA GTGTTGCTCCGATGGTCCAAGATGCAAAGTTAGTTGCGATTAATATTAACGATAGTAATGCAGTTTCTCGTTGGAGAGAAAGTAACCGCGCA CTTTTGTCTAATGTTGGACAAGTCCGTAAAGCTATCATAATTCAACCAGATCTAATACCCCCACCAGAGGTATCGCAATTACATCTTAATGATG AAAAACAATTGCCAAGCCGTCAATATAATTACTTCATAGACAAAG TTGGTGAACCTTTAAGAAATCAACCATCGCCAAGCAATTTATGTGTCGTCAGCTCCAATTTAAACACAAATAAACCTCAACATCGCTCTATCAGCCCATTACCAAAGTGGGCACGTGAAG gAGATAACCCTGATCTCCTATATCAAGAACTGGCTTCTGACAACGAGTTAGAAAAATCAGTTCACGATGGAG AAGTCGTCCCACCGCGTCCACCTCTGCCTGGTGGAGATATTCCGCCTCCACGACCTCCACCACCGGAAACGGATGATGAGGATGAAATGTTTATGCACGCACCGCAGCCTAATCAGCCTATAATG ATGGCTGCTCATGGCTTACACCAAGAAGTACGACAATGGTCAAGCAAAGACAATGAAATTATTGCTGCTGCAAAGAAAATGGCTATTTTGATGGGTCGATTATCAGGTTTAGTTAGAGGAGAAGGTGGTAATAAACGGGATCTGATCGCATGTGCTAAGGCCATTGCAGAAGCTTCTCAGGAAGTAACTCGTTTAGCTAAGGAATTAGCTAGAGAATGTACCGACAAACGTATTCGTact AATCTCCTTCAAGTTTGTGAACGAATACCTACTATAGGTacacaattaaaaatattatctaCAGTGAAAGCTACAATGCTAGGTGCACAAG AGACGCTCCCCACCTGGGAAGAGTTGATGCTTTATGGTAAAAATGTTGATAAATTATGCTTGATGTTTTTATCATTCTCTTTAGAGTTTCTTTTATTTAACTGTTTGAATATTTCACAGTTTTGCATTTGCATTACAATGCATGCATATTTTAGTCTTCCCCAGAGTATACTATGA
- the Vinc gene encoding vinculin isoform X6 produces the protein MFSRAAKMPVFHTKTIESILEPVAQQVSRLVILHEEAEDGNAMPDLGRPVQAVSMAVANLVKVGKETINSSDDALLKQDMPAALQRVEGASRLLEEASAMLKQDPYSGPARKKLIEGSRGILQGTSSLLLCFDESEVRKIIRECKRVLDYLAVTEVIETMEDLVHFLKNLSPCLSKVSKEVSAREKELTHQVHREILVRCLEQVKTLAPILICSMKIFIHIISQGSKGAEEAAENRNYLAGRMSDELNEIIRVLQLTTYDEEEWDADQLTVLKKAQSAIESRIRAAYDWLDDGLALRGGVGEKSLRQIVEQAQRLAERYLPPSQAEPLQKLTSQIVTMTNALCELRQNEKGTTPQAEALARGIKEKTNELRNAIASAIEAADKSGTTQTAHTVAGRLEQANKWLLNPQHDDKGLGQRAIALIIHEGKKVAEGLPGIHKAEILQLCDEVDNLSHQLGDLCAHGQGNTPRAQEIARQLSHKLYELKNRIQQAVVSRVVEDFIDITTPLKQFTDAVLAPEGTLGRDQNFNDKTHALQTFSNRAAKTARMVAAGGSGGNKKLAEALTASASQVESLTPQLINAGRIRMTYPDSKAADEHFENLRQQYAETMQRARALCDEATDSGDFIRTSEEQMQKHSFLCEEAIAKSHPQKMVDNTAAIARLANRVILVAKQESDNSEDPAFIQRVNQATDILQNSVAPMVQDAKLVAININDSNAVSRWRESNRALLSNVGQVRKAIIIQPDLIPPPEVSQLHLNDEVVPPRPPLPGGDIPPPRPPPPETDDEDEMFMHAPQPNQPIMMAAHGLHQEVRQWSSKDNEIIAAAKKMAILMGRLSGLVRGEGGNKRDLIACAKAIAEASQEVTRLAKELARECTDKRIRTNLLQVCERIPTIGTQLKILSTVKATMLGAQETLPTWEELMLYGKNVDKLCLMFLSFSLEFLLFNCLNISQFCICITMHAYFSLPQSIL, from the exons ATGTTTTCGCgt GCAGCTAAGATGCCGGTATTTCATACAAAAACCATAGAAAGTATCCTCGAGCCTGTTGCACAGCag GTTTCGAGACTTGTCATCTTACATGAAGAAGCTGAAGATGGAAATGCAATGCCTGATTTGGGAAGGCCTGTGCAAGCAGTTAGTATGGCAGTGGCAAATCTTGTTAAG GTAGGAAAAGAAACAATTAATTCTTCTGATGATGCTTTGCTTAAACAAGATATGCCTGCTGCTTTACAACGAGTTGAAGGAGCTTCACGTCTCTTGGAAGAGGCATCAGCTATGTTAAAACAAGACCCATATTCTGGACCAGCTAG GAAAAAGTTAATAGAAGGTTCACGTGGGATCCTTCAAGGAACTAGTTCCTTACTTCTGTGCTTTGATGAAAGTGAAGTACGTAAAATTATTAGGGAATGCAAAAGAGTATTAGATTATTTGGCAGTAACAGAAGTTATTGAAACAATGGAAGATTTGGTtcattttcttaaaaatttaaGTCCTTGTCTCAGCAAAGTATCGAAAGAAGTGAGTGCTCGTGAAAAAGAACTAACTCATCAAGTACATAGAGAAATTCTGGTACGCTGCTTAGAGCAA GTAAAAACACTTGCACCAATTCTCATCTGctctatgaaaatatttattcacaTTATTTCTCAAGGAAGTAAAGGAGCAGAAGAAGCAGCTGAAAATCGTAACTATTTAGCTGGCAGAATGTCAGatgaattaaatgaaattattaggGTATTGCAACTTACTACATATGATGAAGAAGAATGGGATGCTGATCAGTTAACA gTATTAAAGAAAGCACAAAGTGCTATAGAATCTAGGATAAGAGCTGCTTATGATTGGTTAGATGACGGACTTGCTTTGCGAGGTGGAGTAGGGGAAAAGAGTCTTCGTCAAATAGTTGAACAAGCACAACGATTGGCAGAAAGATATCTCCCGCCTTCACAGGCAGAACCATTGCAAAAATTAACTTCACAAATTGTTACTATGACCAATGCACTTTGTGAATTAAGACAGAATGAAAAAG gaaCTACACCGCAAGCGGAAGCTTTAGCGCGtggtataaaagaaaaaacaaatgaACTTCGCAATGCTATTGCCTCTGCTATAGAAGCTGCTGATAAATCTGGTACCACGCAAACTGCTCACACAGTTGCAGGTCGTCTAGAACAAGCGAATAAATGGCTTCTTAATCCACAACATGATGATAAAGGACTTGGTCAGAGAGCTATAGCTTTAATTATACACGAAGGAAAAAAg GTTGCCGAAGGTCTACCAGGAATACATAAAGCAGAAATTCTACAACTTTGCGATGAAGTTGACAATCTCTCTCATCAACTTGGAGATTTATGCGCTCATGGTCAAGGGAACACACCTCGTGCCCAAGAAATCGCTCGTCAATTGTCGCATAAGCTGTATGAACTGAAAAATAGAATACAACAAGCCGTTGTGTCGAGAGTAgtcgaagatttcatcgatataacgaCGCCTTTAAAACAATTTACAGACGCTGTATTAGCTCCGGAAGGCACTTTAGGTCGTGACCAAAATTTCAATGATAAAACCCATGCTCttcaaacattttccaataGGGCAGCAAAAACAGCCAGAATGGTGGCTGCTGGTG GTAGTGGAGGTAACAAAAAATTGGCGGAAGCGTTAACTGCAAGTGCTTCGCAAGTTGAATCTTTAACACCACAATTAATTAATGCTGGACGAATTCGAATGACTTATCCGGACAGTAAAGCTGCGGatgaacattttgaaaatttgCGACAGCAATATGCAGAAACAATGCAGAGAGCACGTGCATTATGCGATGAAGCAACTGATAGTGGAGATTTCATTAGAACTTCTGAAGAACAAATGCAAAAGCATTCGTTCCTATGTGAGGAAGCTATAGCAAAAAGTCATCCACAAAAAATGGTTGACAATACAGCTGCCATTGCTAGATTGGCTAACAGAGTAATACTTGTGGCAAAACAAGAAAGTGATAATAGCGAGGATCCTGCGTTCATTCAAAGAGTGAATCAAGCTACAGACATTCTCCAAAATA GTGTTGCTCCGATGGTCCAAGATGCAAAGTTAGTTGCGATTAATATTAACGATAGTAATGCAGTTTCTCGTTGGAGAGAAAGTAACCGCGCA CTTTTGTCTAATGTTGGACAAGTCCGTAAAGCTATCATAATTCAACCAGATCTAATACCCCCACCAGAGGTATCGCAATTACATCTTAATGATG AAGTCGTCCCACCGCGTCCACCTCTGCCTGGTGGAGATATTCCGCCTCCACGACCTCCACCACCGGAAACGGATGATGAGGATGAAATGTTTATGCACGCACCGCAGCCTAATCAGCCTATAATG ATGGCTGCTCATGGCTTACACCAAGAAGTACGACAATGGTCAAGCAAAGACAATGAAATTATTGCTGCTGCAAAGAAAATGGCTATTTTGATGGGTCGATTATCAGGTTTAGTTAGAGGAGAAGGTGGTAATAAACGGGATCTGATCGCATGTGCTAAGGCCATTGCAGAAGCTTCTCAGGAAGTAACTCGTTTAGCTAAGGAATTAGCTAGAGAATGTACCGACAAACGTATTCGTact AATCTCCTTCAAGTTTGTGAACGAATACCTACTATAGGTacacaattaaaaatattatctaCAGTGAAAGCTACAATGCTAGGTGCACAAG AGACGCTCCCCACCTGGGAAGAGTTGATGCTTTATGGTAAAAATGTTGATAAATTATGCTTGATGTTTTTATCATTCTCTTTAGAGTTTCTTTTATTTAACTGTTTGAATATTTCACAGTTTTGCATTTGCATTACAATGCATGCATATTTTAGTCTTCCCCAGAGTATACTATGA